Genomic window (Juglans microcarpa x Juglans regia isolate MS1-56 chromosome 2S, Jm3101_v1.0, whole genome shotgun sequence):
ccctttttatttatttaattcaaaaagTTCCccttcaatttattatttttttcattttcaagtaCGGCAATGCGTTGACATGGAACATATTCAGATAAAAATGAGAGCCAAAGATCAAAACCCACCAAGTGTGTCGTTGATCTTGACAATGCACCTACATAACTTGCACCAGCATGGGATATCAGCTTTATGAGGTTGAACCGCTCCGAGCCATGGTAGCCGCTGACTGTTGCTATTACAGTCTCCATTCCTTGGATTGAACAGGCCTTAGACCATGTAATATCATGACATTAGATCCCAAATCCACAAACACTTCAAAAGTAGAACTCGACAAAACAACATAATACGAACCATATATCGTAGCACAGAAAGTATAATGATTGATCACACCAACGAGCTCGTAAGTCGTACCTCCTTCAAGTACAAGGTGGAGGAGAGGACGATGTCATGGGTTTCGAAACTAGTTAccagaaaaatgaaataattgatCAAAGCTAGTGgaacaattgaaaaaaaaaaaatagtttgttaACGAGCTGGCATATATAATCAGTAATCTTAAAAGAAACATTAATGATCGGCGAATCATACAGGAATACAATATTATAACAGAATcgcaaaatattttgaaaaagaaatgataattaaattagCATAATCGACACAATTTAGGAAGATGAAACTGGCCATGCTAAGCCAAATAGCTCCCATCAATCTCAGTCAGAAAGTATTAGCACTGTCAACCCTAAAATGCGGATAAAAAGCAAACATACAAACCTTGATTTCCTCTTTTGTCCGGAAATTTATCGTCAGCTAAACGGCACCAATCAAAAGGCTAATTAAATCGGGTTCTACAAGAGCAAGATTAAAGACCGTTGGATTGGCTGAGGCGAGAGGTGGAAGCGTATCGTCTCTTCTGGTTTCTAGGCTGCTTGTTCCGCTCGACCTTTAAAAAAGTGCCGGGAAAAGCGAGAACTTTGAACTCTTTAATGACGAAAcgagactgaaaaaaaaaaacgggtTCAGATCGGACAGAACAGGACCGGGTCCAGTCATTGGATTTGGTCAGATAtcgattctatttttttcaaaaccggtCGAAACCAGTCGATTCCAATTTATCGGACtggttcttatatatattttttaattttttatattgtaaaaaatattttttatattatatataattttatatgatatgataaattactaattaatataattttaaattttaaaatcctatataaataactacatattatcactataatctataatataattataatatatattataatatactacaatatattatcactatattattatatattataatatatattatataatgtacTTAAAAAATGGAATCGAATTGGACCGGAACTAATAAAATTGGAAGTACTGGTTTAGGGGTATAAGTGTAACCAGTGCGGTAtcgatttttcaaatctcaaaatcggtATATATCGATTCGGTTCTAATATGTCCAAAATTATACCGAACCGGAccaattacacccctaaacCCAATGGATTAAACATATCACGATTCGTCGGTATCATCGACTGTCGGGCTGAAGTTCTTTTCAACTCAGGAGAAAGTTATTCCGTCCAGACCGGATATATGactatttatttatctatattttcaaataaaaaagagtagTTTTTAATACCTGCGTAATGAATCTATAGAACTTTTGTCAACTCATctatgccatttttttttttttttgtttaaaaggctttaagaaaaaaaaaaaaatcagagagaCCCACTTCTCATTCCCTAACAAGTTTGAGAACCCTCCAAACtcccttttttctcaataactgagaacatatataaatatccaAGAATTAATTACGGGGGAAGTATAGATATTGAGAGTGGAATCTTAATATTGGACAATtctatttatataattcatattcccttcccttcccctccccctcccccggttcaattctatttttgtgcgtcttcttcttgtttttccatctctctctagtcCCTCTTGTTATTTGGTCTGAATTCGTTGTTATAGCAGTACTTTCTCCGGTCCAACTTTCGTTCAAAAAGACCAGCCACCGGCGGCATGGAATTTGAGAATCGTAGTAGACTATGTTTTTCCTTAACTCGTCTATCTTAAACCATCGTCTGAAATTGACTACTGCAAATAGCATTatgtatgatcaaaataagtaATCAGCAAAAAGCAAGATACTAGATTCTTGCCCCTCTTGGGTGTCTTTAAGAAAGTGAGAATACATAGGAGACAGCAAATTGCAAAGATTTAGCGGATCAATGATACAACTGTGAACAATCACATATAACTGAGCCACAATGAACGCCGTCAATATTGGAGCAATGCATCACACTCATCTCCTGACAGGGTTTCCACCTCGGGGCGGTACCTCGTATGCGGTTGCACCACGAGTAGGTGGCGTCGCAGACCCATAAGGCACATTGTTTGCAGGTGCCACATGCCCGTGAGGCCCAGCAGCACCTCTGGACTGTGCATCATAGCCAGCACCCCTGGATGCATCATAACCAGGCCCTCTCTGTGCATCATAACCAGGTCTCTGGGCATCGTAAGTAACTCCTTTCTGTGCATCGTAAGTAGCTCCTCTCTGTATATCGTAATTGGGTCCTCGCTGCATATCATATCCAGGTACCCTCTGCCCATCGTAACTGGGTCCCCTTCGTGCATCATAACCAGGTCCTCCAGATGCATCATAACCAGGTCCTCTCAGTGCATCGTAGCCAGCCCGTGCAGAAGCAGACCCGGATTGAACTCCAACATAAGTAGGAGTGCCACCAGaaccagcagcagcagcaacgcCACCACTGCCACCACCACTAGCAACAGGAGGAGGGCCACGTACCTATGTACACAATGCAAATTGTAACAGCATTTTTCACTTCCATCTACTATAAGTAGCAAAAAGGTTCGCATCCAGGTCTAAAACTTAAAAAGGTCAATCTATGAAGAAGTGAGTTCTCTTCCAATCCATTTCAGTACTGCCCAACTTGCCTTCTTGTTTCTGTGATCATTGTTCATCATCTAAAATGTACCAAGAATGACAACTTCCCATGCAACTTTAAAGCAATATCAAATTTcagatagattttttttttttttttgggggaatTGTTAACAGATTGAGTCTAGAAGATGGATAAagactaataatttaatacatatttttagTATGTCAAGCTGGAAAATAGTTGTCCTCACCCCTTCAAATTAAATGTGAAAAGTTTAAGGAATAATATCCTGAGTGTGCACTATAAAATAACTAATACAGCAAAAGGTTAAAACCAGCATGTGGAGGATGACACACCTGGGGAATATTATAGCCATCTTCATAAGCACTTTGCCCTGCAGGATTCCCAGAAGCCtcgttttcattttttccaGGTGTGCCACCATAAGGACCGCCGCCtgcaattatattttatttaaaaaaaaaaagacgagcTATCCGAAACTCAAGAAAACAAAGAGCGCTAGATGAAAAAGTGAATTAAATAGTACAAATACCAGCTCTTCGGTCAATGTTGGCAGTATTTGATAACTCTGCTCTAAGTTTCTCCAGTTCCCTGGCCATGGTGATGTAGTTCTTGTCCATCACCTGAAGTGACTCGAGGTGGTCATTGTACAATTTCTTTTCGTAATCATAAGTTGCCCTGCATAACCAAAAGAATAGAAGGTCATGTTTTCTTCCATCTGTAACTGAAACATCATCAGGGGAAACATACACATCATGCTGGAAAAGCACTCCAAGATCAGCAGTTGAAGTCTTCCATAGCAAGGCAGGTCTAAcacctttctttttttataagtagttttTCCTAATACCTTTACAAaactacaaaatataaataatacaaattttaatacACAGAAGtagaaataagattaaaattttttaaaaaaatatttattatgctAAAATATCATTCATTGTCATATAATTTTGGGCTGAAATGCTTGAGGGTAACAAAATTGGGTAACTTCAATTAACTCATTGAAGTTctataataaatcaataaagaaCAACACTAAGCACCTGCAGTGTTGATATTCTTGTCTGAGGCTCTCAAGTTCTGAAATTAGAGCAGGAATCTGCTGAACATCTGAGTGGACCCTCTGAAGATCCTGAGACAATTGTTGATGTTTAGAAATAAGTTCCTGCCTTCCTAAAACCAGGCCCTGCGCATCTGACCGTGCCTGCTGCAACTCTAACTTAACAGGCTCTGCAGCTTGCAGTTCAGATTCCATCTTGGCAATCTTGTCCATAAGGCTCCTCATATGTTGTTCTCTCTCAGACTTTACAGCTCCTACTTGAGCGTGCAGTATCTGTAGTTCATGCTGTGCAGCAGCAAGTTCTTGTCTCAAAGTCCCATGGGTGGCAGCAAGCCTTTGGTTCTCAGTCACAAGTCTCTGCATCTCCACATGTTGTGCAGCAAACTTTTGTTCCATAACTTCCGGAGGAGGCAACATATCAAAAGGCGGAAAAGCACCAGGTGGCGGGTGTAATCCCAGACCATATGGCTCTGGATGCACCATTCCAGGTCCTGGATGAGGACGCCTTAGATGAGGAGGTGGTATTCGACCTTTGCTATCCATTTTGAGCAGCTAATTTTAATCTGCACCAGGAAATGGAATTAATGAAACAGGCCCTCTTCTGGACGGTGTCATCGTTCTCAGTCCTTGAACGgcaacaaataaaaattgaacACGTCAGCAATCTACATCTAAATCCCATGAACTATATTACAGGGGATAGCAAAATTAAATATGTTAGAAAAACAGAGAATATATTCATTTCAGTGAAATCCTTGCACTCCGCCGCACCTGACATTCGTCTCCTCAGCCATGACAAGAAGAGAGAGGAAACACAACTGAAGGTAACAAAAAAGAGAGCTAAAtctccccttctctctcgctGGAACAAAgcttctctctttatttttcattttttttccttctgcaaaacccttctctctctcagtctcattttcatcttcccACCATCTTCTCTTCATAAATCTATATTTCCAACCACCAAGAATTATCGACCATTAAAAGCTGGAGCTGGAGCTTTACgtgatgaaaattaaaagcttTAGAATATTGggttttctttctctccttttaTTTCCCACCATTTTCTCGATGACCAAACAGAGCATTGTTCCGTTCTTTGgttgttttatttagttttgtCTGCTAGGTTGATCAAA
Coding sequences:
- the LOC121252553 gene encoding protein FLX-like 2, with protein sequence MDSKGRIPPPHLRRPHPGPGMVHPEPYGLGLHPPPGAFPPFDMLPPPEVMEQKFAAQHVEMQRLVTENQRLAATHGTLRQELAAAQHELQILHAQVGAVKSEREQHMRSLMDKIAKMESELQAAEPVKLELQQARSDAQGLVLGRQELISKHQQLSQDLQRVHSDVQQIPALISELESLRQEYQHCRATYDYEKKLYNDHLESLQVMDKNYITMARELEKLRAELSNTANIDRRAGGPYGGTPGKNENEASGNPAGQSAYEDGYNIPQVRGPPPVASGGGSGGVAAAAGSGGTPTYVGVQSGSASARAGYDALRGPGYDASGGPGYDARRGPSYDGQRVPGYDMQRGPNYDIQRGATYDAQKGVTYDAQRPGYDAQRGPGYDASRGAGYDAQSRGAAGPHGHVAPANNVPYGSATPPTRGATAYEVPPRGGNPVRR